The nucleotide sequence GTTGCTGAGATAGGTGCTGCTTCCATATGTTGGagtgtttctgttttgattGGTGGCTGGGCAGTTTCGGGCTTTTTGGTGCTTCTCTGTCTTCTGGTGGTGAGGTAGGGGTATGCGTGCGGTGTTTTTCGCACGTATATGTCGGCCTCAATTCTGGTTTGAGGGTTGTATGGGTGTTCCGTATATTTGCATGTCATGTTTGATCAAGAAAGTGGAAAAAGATgttttttccctttctcttatttgtgtttgttgatcgtattatttagtttttgagatataaGAAGGAATAAAATGTTGACCATCGTCAGTGACAAGatctaaattttttgaatgGTGGGACaccatatataaaaatttgtaacACTAAATTATCCTCTAAGATTTTTCATATTATGAAAACTTTGAATGATATGGTCCCCGACTATCGTAATACACGTATTATATGGTGGTGAGTTTACTTTAGAACCAAAAGTTGTAACTCTTTATAGGAACCATTCATATACATTAGAACATTATTATTTACTAATAGATAATGAACCATAGCATTGATTCAAGTGTATCTGATCACAACCTTTGGTAAATTGATGCTTAATGAACCATAATATTGATTCAAGTAAAAAATCTTATGTATATGATCATAACCTTTGGCAAAAGGGTGTTTTCTCTCATGTGAAGAGTCACATAATGCACTATAAATACTTGACATTTGGGCCTGAGTTTAAAATCGAATTTTCTAGTATTTATGAAACTTGGGACTTTTGCAGACCCAGAATCACTTTCATACGTTTATACCTTACGTCAAAATTCATTTGACCAGATGAACAATCCAAACAACACTGCTACTTCAACAAATAACAGAAAAAGACATAGAAAAAATGATGTTAACAGTGGTATATCTAATGGTGGTGGTTCACAGAGAAGGCTATGGGTGAAGGATCGTTCCGGGGCATGGTGGGATGAATGTAATAAAGAAGATTTTCCTGAAGATGAGTTTAAGAAAGCTTTTAGAATGGGAAAAtcaacttttgattttatttgtgaaaaattgAATTCAGCAATTGTGAAAGAAGATACAACTTTGAGAACTGCAATTCCAGTGAGACAAAGAGTAGCTGTTTGTCTATGGAGATTAGCAACAGGTGATCCTCTTAGCATTGTTTCAAAAAGGTTTGGTTTAGGTATATCAACTTGTCATAAACTTGTTCTTGAAGTTTGCACTGCTATTAAAACTGTTCTTATGCCTAAGTATCTTCAATGGCCTAATGAAACTTCTTTGAGAAAAATTAAGAATGAGTTTGAGGGTATGTCAGGTATTCCAAATGTTGTAGGGTCCATGTATACATCACATGTTCCAATCATAGCTCCTAAGATTAGTGTTGCTGATTATTTTAACAGAAGACATACTGAGAGGAATCAAAAGACTTCATATTCAATAACTGTTCAAGGTGTTGTTGATACAAATGGTGTTTTCACTGATGTTTGTATTGGTTGGCCTGGTTCAATGCCTGATGATCAAGTGTTAGAAAAATCAGCACTTTTTCAAAGGGCTAATAATGGAGGACTTCTCAGAGGTGTTTGGATTGTTGGTAGTTCAGGGTATCCTTTAATGGATTGGGTTTTAGTACCTTATACTCAACAAAATCTTACTTGGACACAACATGGTTTCAATGAAAAGATTGGTGAGATACAAAAAGTTGCTAAAGATGCATTTGCTAGATTGAAAGGTAGGTGGTCTTGTTTGCAGAAAAGGACTGAAGTGAAGCTTCAAGATTTGCCTGTTGAACTTTGTGCTTGTTGTGTTTTGCATAACATTTGTGAGATGAAAGGTGAGAAAATGGATCCTGAACTTATGGTtgatattgttgatgatgaaatggtTCCTGAAGTTAGTTTGAGATCAGTTAATTCATTGAAGGCTAGAGATGCTATTGCTCATAATCTTTTGCGTCATGGTTTAGCAGGCACTTCTTTTCTTTAAACTTATAAGATTAAGAACTTTgtgttatttgttgtattttgaTCATTGTTATATGCATCTCTGAgaacatgattttattttttgctgttTGTTTATTTACATAATGTTGATGTGGCTTTGTATAAGATAAGATG is from Medicago truncatula cultivar Jemalong A17 chromosome 1, MtrunA17r5.0-ANR, whole genome shotgun sequence and encodes:
- the LOC112418711 gene encoding protein ALP1-like yields the protein MNNPNNTATSTNNRKRHRKNDVNSGISNGGGSQRRLWVKDRSGAWWDECNKEDFPEDEFKKAFRMGKSTFDFICEKLNSAIVKEDTTLRTAIPVRQRVAVCLWRLATGDPLSIVSKRFGLGISTCHKLVLEVCTAIKTVLMPKYLQWPNETSLRKIKNEFEGMSGIPNVVGSMYTSHVPIIAPKISVADYFNRRHTERNQKTSYSITVQGVVDTNGVFTDVCIGWPGSMPDDQVLEKSALFQRANNGGLLRGVWIVGSSGYPLMDWVLVPYTQQNLTWTQHGFNEKIGEIQKVAKDAFARLKGRWSCLQKRTEVKLQDLPVELCACCVLHNICEMKGEKMDPELMVDIVDDEMVPEVSLRSVNSLKARDAIAHNLLRHGLAGTSFL